One Candidatus Brocadiia bacterium genomic window, TTCCAGACGATGAAAAACAAGCTCTATAGGGTAACTAAAGCGTAAAGATAAGTCAAGAAATTATAGCCGAGAGTTTATTTAAAATATTCACTGCTATTTATTTACTTTGACTCAACTCTTTTTACCTACGGCCAGTTCGACGATGGCCCGGGCCACGTTGACTCGGCTGGCTTTTTCCAACCCTTCGAACCCGGGCGAGGTGTTGACCTCGAGTATCACCGGCCCGTCAACTGACTCAATCAAGTCTACCCCGGCCACGTCCAGCCCGGTGGTTTCCACGGCCTTAAGCACCATCAGCCGGTATTTGTTAGGCAGGTCGTAAGGCTCGGCCCGGCCGCCGCAGTGGATATTGGCCCGGAACTCGCCTGGCTTGGGATAGCGCCGGATAGCGCCGATAATCTTGGCGCCGACCACCAGCACCCGGATGTCGCTGTGGCAGTTGGCGTCGCGGTCGGCCATATATTTCTGGAGCATGGCGTCGTAATCCAGCGCCCAGATAGATCGGAGTATCGACCTGATTACGGACGTTTTTACGCCCAGCATCACGCCTGTGCCCTGGCCGCCTTTTAATAACTTGACTATAACCGGTAACCCGCCTAATTGTTTTACAGCTTGGTTGACGTCTCCGGCATTACGCACCATTATGGTCGGCGGCACCGGCAGTCCGTCCTGGGCCAGACGTTGCAGGCACAGGAACTTATTCTTGGCCAGCCCGATGGCTTCGGGCGAATTTACCACACGGCTGCCTTGTCCTCGCAGGTGTTCCAGCAAGGATAGAGTATACTCCAGCGCGTAGGTGCCGATGCGGGGGATGACCGCACCATAGCTATTAGTTATGTGGATTGTGTTCGCGGAGCGCCATGGCGCAGCAGCGCCAAATGATGAGTTATTAATGGCAATCGGGATTACTGATTCTGTCGGGTCGAGCACCGTGGCCTTGTGCTTCAGTTTTCTGGCTTCGGCCACCAGACGCTTGGTGGAATAATAATTCGGCTTGCGCGAAAGGATTAGTATCTTCATATCTCTGTGTGCTCTGCGCCTCTGTGGCTGCTTACACCATCTCCGACGAGCCCGGCAGTTTGTCCATGGGCGGCGGCTGGTTCTTGGGCGGATCCATCTTGGTCACGTTGAACTTACGGCTG contains:
- a CDS encoding RimK family alpha-L-glutamate ligase, with the protein product MKILILSRKPNYYSTKRLVAEARKLKHKATVLDPTESVIPIAINNSSFGAAAPWRSANTIHITNSYGAVIPRIGTYALEYTLSLLEHLRGQGSRVVNSPEAIGLAKNKFLCLQRLAQDGLPVPPTIMVRNAGDVNQAVKQLGGLPVIVKLLKGGQGTGVMLGVKTSVIRSILRSIWALDYDAMLQKYMADRDANCHSDIRVLVVGAKIIGAIRRYPKPGEFRANIHCGGRAEPYDLPNKYRLMVLKAVETTGLDVAGVDLIESVDGPVILEVNTSPGFEGLEKASRVNVARAIVELAVGKKS